The region ATTAAAAAATTTTTCCATTTGTGCATTAAATATTGTTATATTCCCATTTTTATCAAAACTAACCACACCAAAAGGTGAATTATCAAGTAAATTCTTTATATAAATATTTATTTCTGAAATCTGATGATAAAGTTTTATATTTTCAATTGCAATTCCAATCTGATATCCAAGATTTGTTAGCATTAACTGGTCTCTGTAAGAAAAAATTTTTTTATCAATTTTTTCTTTAAGAAAAATTACTCCTTTAATTTTACCTTTCTCCTCAATTCCAACTGCAACATCATATCCAATCCTTTCAAACTCCTCAACTATTTTCTTTTTTTCTGGATACATCATCTCAACTCTTTTTTCTTCCTCTTTTATCACAATCTTTGTATTTTTTAAAATTTCAAAAAATAATGAATTCATGTCAAAAATTACTTTTATACTTTCAGGCAGGTCTTCTTTTTCAAAAGGAAAATCCATTTTATATTTAAATAAAAACAGAATATCTTGTGGAATATTAAGAAAATCTTTAAGTGTTTCAGTCAATTTACTGAAAATTTCTTTTGGATTAGAAAGAGAAAACAATATTTCAAATACTTTTTGAGTGAAAATCTCAACATCATATTTTAAAATACTTAATCTTAAAAATTTTCTCAATCTCTCTTTTAAAGGCGAAAAAAGTATTGCGACAAAAAAACTACTTAAAATTATAGGCCAATACCCTGGATAAAAACTAAAGAAAGAAAATAAAAAGGTAGAAAAATGTAATGATAAAAAATAAAATAAAAAGAGAATTAGAGATAAAATTAAATAAAGAGAAATTGCTTCATAAACAAGTACAACATCCATTATTTTATATTTTACTATTCCATAAATGATAATTCCTGACATTACAACTGAAGCAAATGGTCCCAATCTATCAGTAAAAGATATTCCTGTAAATAAGAGAGGTAGAAGAGTTATAGAAATATTGTAAATTGCTCCAAATAATACACCGAGAAAAACATAATGAATTTCAAGAGCAATTATTCCTGATTTTTTTCTCTTTTTTTTATATAAATAATGAAGACCTGAAACAATAAGTAACAGAATATTAAGAGTGAAAATCAATATTTCAATCTTTCCATATTTTACAACTATTCCTGATTTTATACCTACAAAAGGTTTAGGAAAAAATCCATCTAAAATAAAATTAGGAGATAAAGGTATAAAAGAATTAATTAAACTTAAAATATAAAAAAGAAAAATTTTCCTTAATTCCTTTTTGGGTATTTCTTCTTCACCAATACTTACTGCAAACAGAAAAAAGTTGAGGGAATGAAAGAAGCATAAGCAAAAACTAATTTTATAAGTTTAATTGCAGTTTTAATATTCAAAGAAGAAGAAATCAAAAAAGAAATAAAGGACCAAAAAGCGAGTTGGAGGGAAAAAATTGAATAAATTTTATTTGATAATTTTCTTTTGCCTTTCAGATAAACAAATATTCCAAGAGAAAGATTTAAAATAAAAACAATAAAAAAAGCAACAGATAAATTATTAATCTTCATATCTTTTTATTAATAAAGAAGAATTACTACCTCCAAAACCATGTGAATTTATAAGGCAATACTCAACATTACAAATCCTGTATCTATTAGGTGTATAATCTAAATCACATAAAGGGTCAGGATATTCATAATTTATAGTTGGAGGAACAATACCTTTTGTTAAACTTAATAGTGCTCCTATAACCTGCATAACTCCGCCAGAACTAAAAGGATTTCCTATCATGGATTTTATTGAATTTATAGAAATTCTATAAGCATGGGCACCAAAAACTTTTTTTATTGCAACTGTTTCATAAAAATCAAGAAAGGGGTCTGAAGGTCCATGAGCAGATATAAAATCAACCATCTGTGGCTTCAAAAAAGCATCTTTTATACAAAATTTCATTGCTTTTTCAAATCCTTGTCCTGGATCTGTAATTTCTTTCTCACCCCATTTTCCATAACCTACAATTTCACCATATATTTTTGCTTTCCTTTTTATTGCATGACTTAACTCTTCAAGAATTAAAATTGCTCCTCCTTCTGATAAGACTCCACCATCTCTTAATCTATCAAAAGGTCTACTCGCTTTTTCTGGACTGTCATTTCTTTTACTCATTATATTAGAAGCACACAAACCACCCATTATTAAAGGAGTAATTGAAGCATCTGCTCCACCACAAATAACAATCTCATAATTCCCCAATTGAATTTCTTTAAAACCTATTCCAATCGCTTCTAATCCAGCGGCACATCCACTTGCAACAGTTGATATAGGAACCTCTAATAAAAACTCATTTAAAATTTCCTGACAGGCCATATTTGGAGTCGCTGAAAAAATCCCAAAAGGAACAATTCCTCTATACCCTTTGTTTAAAAATTTTCTATACTGTGATTCTATCAAATCCATAGCACTTGTACTGACACCAAGACATACCAATATTTTCTCGGAGTCAATTTCTTTTAAATTCAATCCGCTATCTTCAATTGCCATTTTAGCACAGGCAACCGCGAATTGTGAAAATCTTGCCATCCTCCTTAATTTCTTTCTGTCCTCTATATAATCCTCTGGCTTAAAATCAGTTACTTCACCAGCAATTTGAACTGGTAATTCTGAAGCATCAAATGAAGTTATCTTTTTTATTCCGCTTTTCCCTCCTGTTAATGCCTTCCAGAAATTCTCCTTCCCTATGCCGTTAGGAGCAATAACACCAATTCCAGTAATAACAACTCTTCTTTTCATCTGTCTGTACTTTTTTTATTTATTCTTTCAATTTCTTCTCTTAGTTTTTCACTATTTCCAGAATAAAAATAAACTCTGTTAAATCTTAAAAATTCTTCTGGTGTATTAAATCCACTGTATAAATAAAAAAGATAATCTTCATTTGAAATTGATGTATTTATTCCAAGGTTTAAAACATCTTTCTGAAATTTTTCTGTCTCATATGCAAATTTTTTAAAATTCATCCCGTTAACTTTGTAAGGTAATGGTTGCCACATACTTGGTGGAAAAAGTGCTTTTATCTTATAGTTCATTACATTTAAAGGATACTTTTCTTTATCTATCAATTCAAAATTAAATCTTTCAGGATGATTAAACCACATTGTTCCTGGATAAATACCTGGAAATTGAATCAGGGCAGAATCTGGTTTAACTTCTTTAAGAAGTTCAATTGTTTCTTTTCTGGTTTCTTCTGTTTCAAAAGGTGCTGGATAAATTAAACTTGCAACAGTAAAAATCCCTGCTTCTTTACATCTTTTCAGTACCCTTTCCATATCTGATTTCTTAACATTTTTATTCATACCTTTCTTTAAAATCTCTTCATTACCTGATT is a window of bacterium DNA encoding:
- a CDS encoding beta-ketoacyl-ACP synthase II, producing MKRRVVITGIGVIAPNGIGKENFWKALTGGKSGIKKITSFDASELPVQIAGEVTDFKPEDYIEDRKKLRRMARFSQFAVACAKMAIEDSGLNLKEIDSEKILVCLGVSTSAMDLIESQYRKFLNKGYRGIVPFGIFSATPNMACQEILNEFLLEVPISTVASGCAAGLEAIGIGFKEIQLGNYEIVICGGADASITPLIMGGLCASNIMSKRNDSPEKASRPFDRLRDGGVLSEGGAILILEELSHAIKRKAKIYGEIVGYGKWGEKEITDPGQGFEKAMKFCIKDAFLKPQMVDFISAHGPSDPFLDFYETVAIKKVFGAHAYRISINSIKSMIGNPFSSGGVMQVIGALLSLTKGIVPPTINYEYPDPLCDLDYTPNRYRICNVEYCLINSHGFGGSNSSLLIKRYED